A single window of Syntrophus aciditrophicus SB DNA harbors:
- a CDS encoding lipopolysaccharide biosynthesis protein encodes MSYLAARSQVSINLGFTLIKSVFLLLSIWLADFMLSSGTMGLMLLLRRQVTFWGNLLQLGFSQSLQKFYPSNPDKDSRSRLWWVFVKWVVALSAALFLISAIYGPQFSSFLFSASDQALAWSFALYVSGMAFGFLACSAWLVEFKLVQSNMVDWLNGSLIFVLCILIGNKLSNTSFALCLSSLTLLVSMISLIAFGRRFVNKNVSINNNWSIDRPVFFYGLTRGLTAFADMGTMTIGPWLLKGSPVQAGHLIIAYTVLRIAQTLIMPVAQVLALRANSYQHDRVKEERRIFLLGLLSFAGGWVAVAAYYAVGEFLITLWLPHSFSKVVSILDELMIFTPAVCLFYSLRNHIELRYMLPCNLIVLVLALIGLLYGYAICEYRDIRAVVYGSKIMFSTLMLSGIIFCLTYLLNSRRKT; translated from the coding sequence ATGAGCTACCTCGCTGCTCGATCCCAAGTATCTATTAATCTTGGTTTTACCCTTATTAAAAGTGTTTTCCTACTGTTGAGCATATGGCTTGCTGATTTCATGTTGTCTTCAGGGACGATGGGATTGATGCTTTTGCTGCGTAGGCAGGTTACTTTTTGGGGGAATCTCTTGCAACTGGGATTTTCCCAAAGTCTCCAGAAATTCTACCCCTCAAACCCAGATAAAGATTCAAGATCACGCCTGTGGTGGGTTTTTGTGAAATGGGTAGTGGCATTGAGTGCAGCTTTATTCTTAATTTCAGCCATATATGGACCTCAGTTTTCCTCTTTTCTTTTTAGCGCATCAGACCAAGCCCTTGCATGGTCTTTTGCTCTCTATGTTTCAGGTATGGCTTTTGGCTTTCTGGCGTGTTCGGCATGGCTTGTGGAGTTTAAACTTGTTCAATCCAACATGGTAGATTGGTTAAATGGAAGCCTTATTTTTGTTTTATGCATTCTGATAGGAAATAAACTTTCAAATACGTCTTTTGCACTTTGTTTGTCATCTCTAACGCTTCTTGTCTCTATGATTTCTTTGATTGCCTTTGGAAGGCGATTTGTTAATAAAAATGTATCCATTAATAATAATTGGTCAATTGATAGACCCGTCTTTTTCTATGGTTTAACCCGTGGTTTGACAGCTTTTGCAGACATGGGAACTATGACAATAGGACCTTGGTTACTTAAAGGTTCCCCCGTCCAAGCAGGCCACCTTATTATCGCATACACTGTCTTGCGGATAGCGCAAACATTAATCATGCCAGTTGCACAAGTGCTTGCACTTCGCGCAAACAGTTATCAACATGATCGTGTCAAAGAAGAACGACGCATTTTTCTTCTTGGGTTACTGAGTTTTGCGGGCGGATGGGTGGCCGTAGCAGCTTACTACGCCGTGGGTGAATTTTTAATAACGCTTTGGTTGCCGCATTCTTTCAGCAAAGTTGTATCCATACTGGATGAGTTGATGATTTTTACTCCTGCTGTATGCCTGTTTTATTCCCTGCGTAATCATATTGAGTTGAGATACATGTTGCCTTGTAATCTGATTGTTTTGGTATTGGCTCTGATTGGTCTATTATATGGTTATGCAATATGTGAATATAGAGATATAAGAGCAGTAGTTTACGGATCTAAAATCATGTTTTCGACTCTTATGCTATCAGGTATTATTTTCTGTTTAACATATTTGTTGAACTCAAGGAGAAAAACTTGA
- a CDS encoding glycosyltransferase family 4 protein: MHVLLIHQAFVSPSEAGGTRHFELAQRMLREGHQFTIVASDLSYLTGKPVVERDGLVTEQNVEGVRVLRAYTYPSVHRSFVWRIVSFLSFMISSVWAGLRAGPVDLVMGTSPSIFQAVSAWLVALLRRKPFLLEIRDLWPEFAIDMGVLKNPFLIRLSRWLENFLYARADHILVNSPAYRDYIHNKDIVLEKISLVANGVDPELFNPQAAGGKVRRELGLDGCFVVTYAGALGMANDIPTVLRAADRLRDLENIRFLFVGDGKERQNLESMAEEMNLPNVIFAGSRPKSDMPDILAASDACLAILMDIPMFRTTYPNKVFDYMAAGRPSILAIDGVIREVIEAAGGGIFVPPGDDKALAKAVRWMALHPEQARAMGATARNYVAKHFNRSTQAVEFVRLACTLAGEP; the protein is encoded by the coding sequence ATGCATGTTCTCCTGATTCACCAGGCTTTTGTATCTCCCTCCGAGGCGGGCGGCACCCGCCATTTCGAACTGGCCCAGCGAATGCTGCGGGAAGGACATCAGTTCACCATCGTGGCCAGCGACCTGAGCTATTTGACGGGAAAGCCCGTCGTCGAGCGCGACGGCCTGGTAACGGAGCAGAATGTTGAAGGGGTGCGTGTTCTGCGAGCTTATACCTACCCCTCCGTTCATCGCAGTTTTGTCTGGCGGATCGTTTCTTTCCTGAGCTTCATGATTTCATCGGTGTGGGCGGGCTTGAGGGCTGGTCCTGTGGACCTGGTCATGGGGACTTCACCGTCTATTTTCCAGGCCGTGTCTGCGTGGCTCGTCGCCCTGCTGCGGAGAAAACCGTTTCTTCTGGAAATCCGGGATCTCTGGCCGGAATTTGCCATAGACATGGGAGTATTGAAAAATCCTTTTCTGATCAGACTTTCCCGCTGGCTGGAAAATTTTCTGTACGCCCGCGCCGATCATATCCTGGTCAATTCCCCGGCTTATCGCGATTATATTCATAATAAAGACATCGTCCTGGAAAAGATCAGTCTTGTCGCCAATGGAGTGGATCCGGAGCTGTTCAATCCCCAAGCCGCGGGTGGAAAGGTGCGACGGGAACTGGGACTGGATGGTTGCTTCGTTGTCACTTATGCCGGAGCATTGGGGATGGCCAATGACATTCCGACGGTTTTGCGCGCGGCAGACAGGTTGCGGGATCTGGAGAATATTCGTTTTCTTTTCGTAGGCGACGGCAAGGAGCGACAGAACCTGGAAAGCATGGCCGAGGAAATGAATCTTCCCAATGTCATCTTTGCCGGTTCAAGGCCGAAGTCGGATATGCCGGACATCCTGGCGGCCTCGGATGCATGCCTGGCCATTCTGATGGACATACCCATGTTCCGGACGACATATCCCAATAAGGTCTTCGATTACATGGCGGCCGGAAGGCCGAGTATTCTGGCCATCGATGGGGTAATCCGGGAGGTCATCGAAGCCGCCGGCGGGGGCATCTTCGTGCCGCCCGGTGATGACAAAGCGCTGGCCAAGGCTGTGCGATGGATGGCCTTGCATCCTGAGCAGGCGCGAGCGATGGGAGCCACCGCCAGAAATTATGTGGCAAAACACTTCAATCGTTCCACACAGGCGGTGGAATTCGTTCGTCTTGCATGCACGCTTGCAGGAGAACCTTAA
- a CDS encoding glycosyltransferase family 4 protein codes for MKICLVSSMHPPHDKRVFDKEAVTLSSNGYKVLHLCPGTASDSGVFNDVEIVPYCRPSGIKGRLLQIFQLYRMANKINADVYHCNEVDSWFVGVLLKILRKKLCVFDVHEHYPSTFAESRFPKWIQPAVSSLVKLIFRLFLPFTDRLVLAKKSVSDDFPNSDSKKVLVRNFTPLSGINFTGVREVVPKGSDVTLIHLGLFGKIRGWPQTLEALKTMKQKNVRLVVIGDFNDGSRADFDSVVSAYGLNDRVVVYDWMPFEDAFKHLMQAHIGLVVFQPGILNHVYAMPHKMFDYMAAGMAVICPEFAMEVAPFVKEAKCGLLVDTANPADLAKKLDELVSSPDLIHEMGVRAQKAVQQHYNWEAEAKHLIQMYKELEELQ; via the coding sequence ATGAAAATTTGTTTAGTTTCCTCCATGCACCCGCCACATGATAAACGTGTTTTTGATAAAGAGGCTGTGACGCTGTCATCTAATGGATACAAAGTATTACATCTTTGTCCAGGTACAGCATCAGATTCCGGTGTATTTAATGATGTTGAGATTGTGCCTTATTGTAGACCATCGGGTATCAAGGGTCGCCTCCTACAAATATTTCAACTATACAGGATGGCGAATAAGATAAATGCAGATGTTTATCACTGTAATGAAGTTGATTCCTGGTTTGTTGGTGTACTTTTAAAAATATTAAGAAAAAAACTGTGTGTGTTTGACGTTCATGAACACTATCCAAGCACTTTTGCTGAAAGTAGGTTTCCAAAATGGATACAGCCCGCCGTTTCTTCACTTGTGAAACTGATTTTTCGCCTGTTTCTTCCCTTCACTGACCGTTTGGTTCTTGCCAAAAAAAGTGTATCTGATGATTTTCCAAATTCCGACAGCAAAAAAGTACTTGTGCGCAATTTCACGCCCTTGTCTGGGATAAACTTTACGGGTGTACGAGAAGTAGTGCCTAAGGGAAGTGATGTAACCCTTATTCATCTTGGCTTGTTCGGTAAAATTCGTGGTTGGCCGCAAACCCTTGAAGCCTTAAAGACTATGAAGCAAAAAAATGTGCGTCTTGTGGTTATTGGTGATTTCAATGATGGGTCTCGCGCAGACTTCGATTCAGTTGTCAGTGCTTATGGGTTAAATGATCGCGTTGTTGTGTACGATTGGATGCCTTTTGAAGATGCTTTTAAACACCTTATGCAGGCCCACATCGGACTTGTTGTCTTTCAACCCGGAATCCTTAACCACGTTTATGCAATGCCTCATAAAATGTTTGATTATATGGCTGCTGGTATGGCTGTTATCTGTCCTGAGTTTGCAATGGAAGTTGCACCATTCGTCAAGGAAGCCAAGTGTGGCCTACTTGTTGACACCGCCAATCCGGCTGATTTAGCAAAGAAACTTGATGAATTGGTCAGCTCACCTGATTTAATTCATGAAATGGGCGTACGCGCTCAGAAAGCTGTGCAACAACATTACAACTGGGAAGCCGAGGCAAAGCATTTGATACAAATGTATAAAGAATTAGAAGAATTACAATGA
- a CDS encoding bi-domain-containing oxidoreductase codes for MKQLIQNLKTGETFLEEVPVPKSGLGQVLIKTTHSLVSLGTERMLVEFGRASLIQKARQQPDKVKQVLDKIKTEGLLPTLEAVFKRLNEPLPLGYCNAGVVVETGDGVSEFKVGDRVASNGPHAEYVCVPQNLAAKIPDAVSDEEAAFTVIGSIGLQGIRLCQPSLGETIVVFGLGLIGLITAQLLNANGCRVIGIDLDPSKLAMARQMGCTTIDPRESDTVAAVMQQTADIGADGVIITASAKTDDVISQSARMSRKRGRIILIGVVGLNLNRAEFYEKELTFQVSSSYGPGRYDENYEQKGQDYPIGFVRWTEKRNFEAVLQAIASGLLDVKSLITERVRLDDFQKIYGSIGRSHSIASILVYSGSDKRERAIPIISKSFNAGKSLGIIGAGNFTKMTVLPALKKAGTPISFISSANGLSGTHLAKSYGIASSTTDYWEILSNPAVSMVMITTRHNLHARMVVECLKAGKDVFVEKPLALTPTEFEEIRTTYLKGSNSLTVGFNRRFSPHIQAIKKALGDQPGPISIVATMNAGAISPSVWVHDMEIGGGRIIGEACHYLDLLVYLTGSLIEGVCMNALGPNPKENTDNASLLLRFANGSNGVINYFANGHKAYSKERVEVYSQGRIAIMDNFRKTEAYGFSGFKGLKTSIDKGHETQFKLLTDRLNHGGEALIPFSEIENVTLASFAAIESLKKGEWVKI; via the coding sequence ATGAAACAGCTCATTCAAAACCTCAAGACCGGTGAAACATTCCTTGAAGAAGTACCCGTGCCGAAATCAGGTCTTGGCCAAGTTCTGATTAAGACCACCCATAGTTTGGTTTCTCTTGGGACAGAGCGCATGCTGGTTGAGTTTGGCAGGGCAAGTCTGATCCAGAAAGCTAGGCAGCAGCCAGACAAGGTCAAACAAGTTCTGGATAAGATTAAAACAGAGGGACTGCTGCCGACCTTGGAGGCGGTCTTTAAAAGGTTGAATGAGCCACTTCCCTTGGGCTATTGCAATGCCGGCGTGGTGGTGGAAACGGGGGATGGCGTATCTGAGTTTAAAGTTGGTGACCGGGTGGCTTCCAATGGGCCGCATGCTGAATACGTATGTGTGCCACAGAACCTTGCGGCGAAAATTCCAGATGCCGTATCCGATGAAGAAGCAGCCTTTACCGTGATTGGTTCTATCGGGCTGCAGGGCATCAGGCTTTGCCAGCCGTCCCTGGGTGAAACCATTGTGGTGTTCGGATTAGGACTGATCGGACTCATCACCGCTCAATTGCTGAATGCTAACGGTTGCCGCGTAATCGGTATTGACCTCGATCCGTCAAAGTTGGCGATGGCGCGGCAAATGGGTTGCACGACCATCGATCCCAGAGAATCGGATACGGTTGCAGCGGTGATGCAGCAGACTGCCGATATTGGAGCTGATGGCGTGATCATTACCGCCTCGGCCAAGACGGACGACGTCATCTCGCAGTCCGCCCGCATGAGCAGAAAGAGAGGTCGTATCATCCTGATCGGAGTGGTGGGGCTTAATCTCAACCGTGCGGAATTCTATGAGAAAGAACTGACGTTTCAGGTCAGTTCCTCCTATGGTCCTGGACGATACGATGAAAACTATGAACAAAAGGGGCAGGATTATCCTATCGGCTTTGTTCGCTGGACGGAGAAACGTAATTTCGAAGCCGTATTGCAGGCCATTGCCTCGGGTCTGCTTGACGTCAAATCCCTGATCACGGAAAGAGTCCGTCTGGACGATTTTCAGAAGATCTATGGAAGTATCGGGCGATCCCATTCCATTGCGTCCATTTTGGTCTATTCCGGTTCGGATAAACGTGAACGGGCAATTCCTATCATTTCCAAAAGTTTTAATGCAGGCAAAAGTCTGGGCATCATCGGTGCGGGTAACTTCACCAAAATGACTGTGCTTCCCGCGTTGAAAAAAGCGGGTACCCCGATAAGCTTTATTTCGTCGGCTAATGGTTTGTCGGGAACGCATCTGGCGAAGTCATATGGCATAGCCAGCAGCACTACGGATTACTGGGAAATACTCTCGAATCCTGCGGTGAGCATGGTTATGATAACCACGCGGCATAACCTCCATGCCCGGATGGTGGTCGAATGCCTGAAAGCCGGTAAAGATGTCTTTGTGGAAAAACCCCTGGCATTGACCCCAACGGAATTTGAGGAGATTAGGACGACTTACCTGAAGGGGAGCAACAGTCTGACAGTGGGCTTTAATCGCAGGTTTTCACCTCATATCCAAGCCATCAAAAAGGCGCTGGGAGATCAGCCGGGACCAATCAGTATTGTTGCCACAATGAACGCCGGTGCCATTTCCCCATCGGTGTGGGTCCATGACATGGAAATCGGCGGCGGCCGTATTATCGGCGAGGCCTGTCATTATCTGGACTTACTGGTTTATCTGACCGGCAGTTTGATCGAGGGGGTCTGCATGAACGCACTGGGTCCCAACCCAAAGGAAAATACAGATAATGCCTCACTTCTGCTGCGTTTTGCCAACGGTTCCAATGGCGTGATCAATTATTTTGCCAACGGGCACAAGGCCTATTCCAAGGAGAGGGTGGAAGTCTACAGTCAGGGACGGATTGCCATCATGGATAATTTCCGAAAAACCGAGGCCTATGGTTTTTCCGGATTCAAGGGGCTGAAAACCTCTATTGATAAAGGGCATGAAACTCAGTTTAAACTGCTTACGGATCGCTTGAACCATGGCGGGGAAGCCCTGATCCCCTTTTCTGAGATCGAAAACGTGACCCTGGCCTCTTTCGCGGCGATCGAGAGCCTGAAAAAAGGGGAATGGGTTAAGATTTGA
- a CDS encoding heparinase II/III family protein: protein MIPSVFRRLLFSTRYFGPSWLAFRLKYSLLQNGGLLEKKMPPGNWDAHRDFSKESRHSYGRFFFSPDSRTDFQPLLNSFDNEVEPQGIIHEAENIKQGIFSQFSHNHIDAGFPPRWNVNAATGDAAPSDKHWSQISDFGAGDIKLIWELSRFSFVYPLVRAYWRSGDESYPELFWRLLEDWRLNNQPNLGPNWKCGQEITFRVMAWCFGLHGFLNAQATTAERLASLAGMIAVSGERIEGNIAYALSQRNNHGISEALGLWTIGLLFTELPNAQRWREKGRRYLEEQGKSLIYEDGSFSQHSVNYHRLMLHDYLWAFRLGDLNWQPLSEELKDRVAKAGEWIYQLQDEATGRVPWCGQNDGALILPLNNCDYLDFRPVVQATHYYFTWERLFESGPWDEDLLWLFGPNALSAPVRTGTRKDFAAPDGGYYVLRADTGFAFTRCATFRDRPGQADILHCDLWWQGQNIALDAGTYSYNAPEPWNNPLAHTAYHNTVTVDDRDQMDRAGKFLWFPWLKGKVRCMKRSETGHLAYWEGTHDGYLRLPSPVEHRRGILQLGPESWLVIDRLSGSKAHRYRLRWLLPDFNHVWDESIGLLTLRTEAGDYHLQAGAEPRNGSYTLVCADEDSPRGWRAPYYNYREPALSLDLTVHGSQTFFWTLFSPESICVEKSEDHVILRSPTWQADLLLSPDGTSPMIAHINLTGNPADRLELNECMFS, encoded by the coding sequence ATGATCCCTTCCGTTTTTCGAAGGCTGCTCTTTTCCACCCGGTATTTCGGTCCCTCCTGGCTGGCGTTTCGCTTGAAATATAGCCTGCTCCAGAATGGCGGCCTGCTGGAGAAGAAAATGCCGCCTGGAAATTGGGATGCGCATCGGGACTTCTCTAAAGAATCCCGCCACTCTTATGGCCGGTTTTTCTTTTCTCCTGATTCACGCACTGATTTTCAACCCCTTTTAAATTCATTTGATAACGAAGTTGAGCCTCAGGGCATTATTCACGAGGCTGAAAATATCAAGCAAGGCATATTCAGCCAATTCTCCCATAATCATATTGATGCCGGATTTCCGCCCCGCTGGAATGTAAATGCCGCCACGGGAGACGCCGCGCCGTCAGACAAACACTGGAGCCAAATAAGTGATTTCGGCGCCGGCGATATAAAGCTGATCTGGGAGCTCAGCCGATTCTCTTTTGTTTATCCTCTTGTACGCGCCTATTGGCGTTCCGGTGATGAATCCTATCCCGAGCTTTTCTGGAGATTGCTTGAAGACTGGCGGCTTAACAATCAGCCTAACCTTGGCCCGAACTGGAAATGCGGTCAGGAAATTACCTTCCGGGTTATGGCTTGGTGTTTCGGGCTTCATGGATTTCTGAATGCGCAGGCAACCACCGCTGAACGGCTGGCATCGCTGGCCGGGATGATCGCGGTTTCGGGGGAGAGGATTGAAGGCAACATTGCCTACGCCCTCAGTCAGCGTAACAATCATGGGATCAGCGAAGCGCTTGGTCTGTGGACGATTGGGTTGCTTTTCACCGAATTGCCGAATGCTCAACGATGGCGGGAAAAGGGCCGCCGTTATCTGGAGGAGCAGGGAAAATCCCTGATTTACGAGGATGGTTCGTTCAGCCAGCATTCCGTGAATTATCACCGGTTGATGCTGCATGATTATCTGTGGGCCTTTCGCCTTGGGGATTTGAACTGGCAACCCTTGAGCGAAGAGTTGAAGGATCGGGTAGCGAAAGCCGGCGAGTGGATTTATCAACTTCAGGATGAAGCAACCGGCCGTGTGCCCTGGTGCGGGCAGAACGACGGGGCGCTGATTTTGCCGTTGAACAACTGCGATTATCTTGATTTCCGGCCCGTGGTGCAGGCGACGCATTATTACTTCACCTGGGAACGGTTGTTTGAGAGCGGGCCTTGGGACGAAGATCTTCTGTGGCTGTTCGGTCCAAATGCCCTGTCTGCGCCTGTGAGAACCGGAACGAGAAAAGATTTTGCAGCGCCGGATGGTGGTTACTATGTCCTGCGTGCCGATACCGGGTTTGCTTTTACCCGTTGCGCAACCTTCCGGGACCGTCCGGGACAGGCCGATATTCTGCATTGCGATCTCTGGTGGCAGGGCCAGAATATTGCCCTGGATGCGGGAACATACAGTTACAACGCGCCGGAACCCTGGAATAATCCCCTGGCCCATACGGCCTATCATAATACCGTCACTGTGGATGACCGGGATCAAATGGATCGTGCCGGAAAATTTCTCTGGTTTCCCTGGCTGAAAGGAAAAGTCCGTTGCATGAAGCGCTCTGAGACAGGACATTTGGCCTATTGGGAGGGGACACATGATGGTTACCTGCGGCTGCCGTCACCTGTGGAGCATCGGCGTGGGATTTTGCAATTGGGGCCGGAGAGCTGGCTGGTCATAGATCGGTTATCGGGTTCAAAGGCGCACCGTTATCGCCTCCGTTGGCTTTTGCCTGATTTTAACCATGTGTGGGACGAATCCATTGGATTGCTGACTCTGCGGACAGAAGCCGGGGACTATCACCTTCAGGCGGGAGCAGAACCCCGGAACGGTTCTTATACGCTTGTCTGTGCCGATGAGGATTCACCCCGCGGGTGGCGGGCGCCTTATTACAACTACCGGGAACCGGCCCTTTCGCTGGATCTGACCGTACATGGTTCGCAGACGTTCTTCTGGACGCTGTTCAGCCCCGAATCGATCTGCGTCGAGAAATCTGAGGATCATGTGATTCTGAGGTCGCCAACCTGGCAGGCTGATCTTCTTTTATCACCGGACGGAACTTCTCCAATGATTGCCCATATCAACCTTACAGGAAATCCAGCGGATAGATTGGAACTGAACGAATGCATGTTCTCCTGA
- the wecB gene encoding non-hydrolyzing UDP-N-acetylglucosamine 2-epimerase gives MKLIDLIAGARPNFMKIAPIVDAIKARQQEGATLRYRLIHTGQHYDQNMSASFFEQLGIPDPDINLGAGGGTQAEQAAAIMMGYENVLRQERSDLCMVVGDVTSTMACSIVARKMLVDVAHVEAGIRSGDWTMPEEINRIVTDSLTSYFFTTSEFANRNLRKNGVAEDRIFFVGNTMIDSLLRNMDRFRKPEIWDRAGLEPGSYIVVTLHRPANVDEESKLKELLDVIIFSSRGLPLVFPVHPRTVKILQNMGIQAPNLYMIEPLGYLEFNYLVKHSKAVITDSGGITEETTVMHVPCITVRDNTERPETISIGTNELIGTDPRAIAPAMEKLFSGNWKKGDIPEKWDGKTAERIVDILVSKLSS, from the coding sequence ATCAAATTAATCGACCTCATCGCCGGTGCACGGCCCAACTTCATGAAAATCGCACCGATTGTCGACGCCATAAAGGCCAGACAGCAGGAAGGCGCAACTCTCCGTTATCGCCTCATCCATACGGGGCAGCATTATGATCAAAACATGAGCGCAAGCTTTTTTGAGCAGCTCGGTATTCCCGATCCCGATATCAACCTGGGGGCTGGGGGTGGCACTCAGGCTGAACAGGCCGCGGCGATCATGATGGGCTATGAGAACGTGTTGCGGCAGGAACGATCTGACTTGTGCATGGTCGTGGGAGATGTGACCTCCACGATGGCCTGTTCCATTGTCGCGCGCAAAATGCTGGTCGATGTGGCCCATGTGGAAGCGGGGATACGTTCCGGGGACTGGACCATGCCTGAGGAGATCAACCGCATCGTTACCGATAGCCTGACCAGTTATTTTTTCACAACTTCCGAGTTTGCCAACAGAAATCTTCGAAAAAACGGCGTGGCTGAGGATCGGATTTTTTTTGTGGGCAATACCATGATCGACAGTCTGCTCCGGAATATGGACCGTTTTCGAAAACCGGAAATATGGGATCGGGCAGGCCTGGAGCCGGGCAGCTATATCGTCGTGACCCTGCATCGGCCTGCCAATGTCGATGAGGAAAGTAAACTAAAGGAATTGCTTGATGTGATCATTTTCAGTTCAAGGGGCCTACCCCTGGTTTTCCCGGTCCACCCCCGAACGGTGAAGATTCTGCAGAATATGGGAATCCAGGCGCCCAATCTTTATATGATCGAACCCCTTGGCTACCTCGAATTCAATTACCTTGTGAAACATTCCAAAGCCGTCATTACGGATTCCGGCGGGATTACGGAAGAGACCACGGTGATGCACGTTCCGTGTATAACCGTGAGAGACAACACGGAGAGACCTGAAACGATCAGCATTGGGACAAACGAATTGATCGGCACGGATCCCAGAGCCATTGCCCCGGCGATGGAAAAATTGTTTTCAGGAAATTGGAAAAAGGGCGACATCCCTGAGAAATGGGATGGAAAAACTGCCGAGCGGATCGTGGATATCCTCGTCAGCAAGCTCTCTTCATGA
- a CDS encoding sugar transferase, which produces MSKGSSKLVTKRLFDLLLVIPALLGLSPLLCLLALLIRCRLGAPVFFTQQRPGLKGKPFFLYKFRTMTDARNSAGSLLPDAERLTRFGRFLRSTSLDELPELWNVLKGEMSLVGPRPLLMEYLGRYTLEQARRHEVRPGITGWAQVNGRNTLSWEDKFKLDVWYVDHVSISLDIRIIVMTIWKIFKREGINQPGQATAEKFMG; this is translated from the coding sequence ATTTCAAAAGGCAGCTCCAAGCTCGTCACCAAGCGTCTCTTCGATCTGCTTCTCGTAATTCCAGCCCTGCTCGGCCTTTCCCCTTTGCTCTGTTTGCTGGCTTTGCTGATTCGCTGCAGGCTGGGTGCGCCTGTCTTTTTCACCCAGCAGCGCCCCGGCCTTAAGGGTAAACCCTTTTTCCTTTATAAATTCCGGACCATGACCGATGCACGGAACAGCGCGGGCAGCCTTCTTCCCGATGCCGAACGGCTGACGCGGTTCGGGCGATTCCTCCGGAGCACAAGCCTGGATGAGCTGCCGGAATTGTGGAATGTCCTGAAAGGAGAGATGAGCCTGGTGGGGCCGCGGCCTCTCCTGATGGAATATCTGGGACGCTACACGCTGGAACAGGCCAGGCGTCACGAGGTACGGCCGGGGATCACCGGCTGGGCGCAGGTCAACGGGCGCAATACCCTGAGTTGGGAAGACAAGTTCAAACTGGATGTCTGGTATGTGGATCACGTATCGATTTCGCTGGACATTCGGATCATCGTCATGACGATCTGGAAAATCTTCAAACGGGAAGGGATCAATCAGCCGGGACAGGCGACGGCTGAGAAATTTATGGGATAG